The following are from one region of the Petrotoga miotherma DSM 10691 genome:
- a CDS encoding methyl-accepting chemotaxis protein, with the protein MSFKSIRGRITLIIVVIFVLFGAAVFFNIFSLVRSNDGLGSYRDLSDATNQISEIENDFFEAALAFKDYVINYDEQTKETFTQNIDTIQTFFTGETTDSTLVQNVITKVESYESGFNQIVQLNEEKNRLVNQDFKDISNELRQIITDFKTLAQENNVSTLVFYADSSLNILDNIDNLSSMYFSSKSLGDKNNVLNAFNELDSQLLIMQYGLTSDELTEMFNQTKDMVEQFKNTFDQIVTAIESQQPIIGQMEQARVEILNLLEEQRNKLKVQQDTLGPSLIEENNRAITLTAILTVVAFVVSIIMVIYLIRSITKPLLDFKNKINQFKEGDLTVNFKSKSKDEIGQMANALSEMSKELRRSMGSIRQASDKVENASESLTRSSQESRKNSEELKNQMDKIQTSTEETAGNVEEVTSGVDEVARAAQGVSQDAQRLSEEADETSKAAEEGSKTIESISQAVKEAVERTKESQKEVETLASNAKNVQSIVETINSITEQTNLLALNAAIEAARAGEAGRGFAVVADEIRKLAEESRNATDEISEILTNITQGTNKVNESTNKVVGTIGEINEKMVNVQQSFNRIKERIERMDQGIENMTASAEEQSASAQEMSTAMDRVAKAVTEISEQLERSRSVIDEQVKQGVGINEEAKELSELATELKGLVGSFKI; encoded by the coding sequence ATGTCATTCAAAAGTATAAGAGGAAGGATAACTTTAATTATCGTTGTAATTTTTGTTTTATTCGGGGCAGCGGTATTTTTCAATATTTTTTCTTTGGTAAGGTCCAACGATGGTTTGGGTAGTTATAGAGATCTTTCTGATGCAACGAATCAAATCTCTGAAATAGAAAACGACTTTTTTGAAGCTGCTTTAGCCTTCAAAGACTATGTGATTAATTACGATGAACAAACAAAAGAAACTTTTACTCAGAATATTGATACAATTCAAACTTTCTTTACAGGTGAAACTACCGATTCAACACTTGTGCAAAACGTAATCACAAAGGTAGAGAGTTATGAAAGTGGGTTTAATCAAATTGTTCAATTGAACGAAGAAAAAAATAGACTCGTAAATCAAGATTTTAAAGATATATCCAATGAATTACGCCAAATTATTACCGACTTTAAAACCTTAGCCCAAGAAAATAATGTTTCAACCCTCGTTTTTTATGCTGATAGTTCACTGAATATATTGGATAATATAGATAATTTATCTTCCATGTATTTTTCATCCAAATCTCTTGGAGATAAAAACAATGTTTTAAATGCTTTTAATGAATTGGATTCCCAACTATTGATCATGCAATATGGACTAACCTCTGACGAACTAACTGAAATGTTCAACCAGACGAAAGACATGGTTGAGCAGTTCAAAAACACCTTCGATCAAATAGTCACAGCGATAGAATCCCAACAACCCATAATCGGGCAGATGGAGCAAGCAAGGGTAGAGATACTGAACCTATTAGAAGAACAAAGAAATAAATTAAAGGTCCAGCAAGACACGTTAGGTCCATCACTCATAGAAGAAAACAACAGGGCTATAACCTTGACAGCCATCTTAACCGTAGTAGCCTTCGTAGTATCGATAATCATGGTCATCTATCTAATAAGGAGTATAACGAAACCACTGTTAGACTTCAAAAACAAGATAAACCAATTCAAAGAAGGAGACTTAACGGTAAACTTTAAAAGTAAAAGCAAAGACGAGATAGGACAGATGGCCAATGCTCTATCAGAAATGAGTAAAGAATTAAGAAGATCCATGGGGTCAATAAGGCAGGCATCAGACAAAGTAGAAAACGCATCAGAAAGTCTAACACGCTCATCACAAGAAAGCAGAAAGAACTCAGAAGAACTCAAAAACCAGATGGACAAGATACAAACAAGTACGGAAGAAACGGCGGGAAACGTAGAAGAAGTAACCTCAGGTGTAGACGAAGTAGCAAGGGCTGCACAAGGTGTATCCCAAGACGCACAAAGACTAAGTGAAGAAGCAGATGAAACAAGTAAAGCTGCAGAAGAAGGAAGCAAAACGATAGAAAGTATAAGTCAAGCGGTGAAAGAAGCGGTAGAAAGGACCAAAGAAAGTCAAAAAGAAGTAGAAACACTTGCAAGCAACGCCAAGAACGTACAAAGTATAGTAGAAACGATAAACTCGATAACGGAACAAACGAACCTGTTAGCACTAAACGCAGCGATAGAAGCTGCAAGGGCAGGGGAAGCAGGAAGAGGATTTGCAGTTGTAGCGGATGAGATAAGGAAGTTAGCGGAAGAATCAAGGAATGCAACGGATGAAATATCAGAAATACTAACCAACATAACGCAAGGAACGAACAAAGTAAACGAATCTACGAACAAGGTAGTAGGAACGATAGGAGAAATAAACGAAAAGATGGTGAATGTACAACAAAGTTTCAACCGGATAAAAGAAAGGATAGAAAGGATGGACCAAGGGATAGAAAACATGACTGCAAGTGCAGAAGAACAAAGTGCAAGTGCGCAAGAGATGAGCACAGCAATGGACAGGGTAGCGAAAGCAGTAACAGAGATAAGTGAACAACTAGAAAGATCAAGGAGTGTAATAGACGAACAAGTAAAACAAGGGGTAGGAATAAACGAAGAAGCGAAAGAGTTGAGTGAGTTAGCCACAGAGTTAAAAGGATTAGTTGGAAGTTTTAAAATATAA
- a CDS encoding potassium channel beta subunit family protein: MQYNNLGKAGIKVSEISFGSWLTFGNQLDTEGVKSCLRTAYENGVNFFDNAEAYANGLSESLMGMAIKEYRREDLVISTKIFWGGKGPNDRGVSRKHLLEGTWNSLKRLQVDYVDLIFCHRPDPTTPIEETVFAMDYIIRNGLALYWGTSEWSAEQLEEAYLIADKRNLIPPTMEQPQYNMLVRNKVEKEFKPLYEKYGLGLTTWSPLASGVLTGKYNDGIPQDSRLAKFKNLREEFEKGGLLSQENIEKVRKLTKIANDLDATTAQLALAWILKNPNVSTVITGASRPEQVKENVKASQIKEKLTASVMEEIEKILNNKPE, translated from the coding sequence ATGCAATATAACAATCTTGGTAAAGCTGGTATAAAAGTAAGTGAAATTTCATTTGGATCTTGGCTAACTTTTGGAAACCAACTAGATACAGAAGGGGTTAAATCATGTTTACGTACGGCTTATGAAAACGGCGTTAACTTTTTTGACAACGCAGAAGCCTACGCTAATGGGCTTTCTGAATCTCTTATGGGAATGGCAATAAAAGAATATAGAAGAGAAGACCTTGTGATTTCTACAAAAATATTTTGGGGTGGAAAAGGTCCAAACGATAGAGGGGTATCAAGGAAGCATCTTTTAGAAGGAACATGGAACTCTCTAAAAAGGTTACAAGTTGATTATGTCGACCTTATTTTTTGTCATAGACCAGATCCTACAACCCCCATTGAAGAAACAGTATTCGCAATGGATTATATAATAAGAAACGGTTTAGCTCTTTATTGGGGAACTTCCGAATGGAGTGCAGAGCAATTGGAAGAAGCTTATCTAATAGCGGATAAAAGAAATCTTATTCCTCCCACAATGGAACAACCTCAATACAACATGTTAGTTAGAAACAAAGTTGAGAAAGAATTTAAACCTCTTTATGAAAAATATGGATTGGGGTTAACCACATGGAGTCCGTTGGCCAGTGGAGTACTAACTGGAAAATACAATGATGGAATTCCTCAAGACAGTAGACTTGCAAAATTTAAAAACTTACGAGAAGAGTTCGAAAAAGGCGGGCTATTATCTCAAGAAAATATCGAAAAAGTCAGAAAATTGACAAAAATAGCTAACGATTTAGATGCAACAACGGCCCAGCTTGCTCTTGCCTGGATATTGAAAAATCCTAATGTTAGCACCGTAATTACAGGCGCAAGTAGACCCGAACAAGTAAAAGAAAATGTAAAAGCTTCCCAAATAAAAGAAAAACTTACAGCCAGCGTAATGGAAGAAATTGAAAAAATTCTAAACAATAAACCCGAATAA
- a CDS encoding YkoF family thiamine/hydroxymethylpyrimidine-binding protein translates to MLDGTNNETKKVCDFSCSMALYPLGTDDYVRIISDAIIKLRELKNIEITVGKMNTVVKGSKEDIFKAMNLITDEAQKRGSFALNITISNVCGLT, encoded by the coding sequence GTGTTAGATGGGACAAACAATGAAACAAAAAAAGTATGTGATTTTTCTTGTTCAATGGCACTTTACCCTCTTGGAACAGACGATTACGTGAGAATAATAAGTGATGCAATTATTAAATTGCGAGAGTTAAAAAATATAGAAATTACAGTAGGAAAGATGAATACAGTTGTGAAAGGGAGTAAAGAAGATATATTCAAAGCTATGAACCTTATCACTGATGAAGCACAAAAAAGAGGTTCTTTTGCCTTGAATATAACTATTTCCAATGTTTGTGGCTTGACATAA
- a CDS encoding class I SAM-dependent methyltransferase has protein sequence MSAFSKEIADNYDNWYKSPLGTFVDEIERKVVMDLAKPQKNEKVLDLGCGTGIYSLLFLNMGLKVTGIDQSDFMLEKAREKTNEINFIKADAYNLPFPNESFDLVVSVTMFEFLDDPQKAACEAYRVLSSGGRLIICVIGAKSTWAKLYREKAKTEDQSPYKAARFYTLEEVLNFIPEVSYTDYQLALHFDPDADLNNKELLLKREMEGQRKKEDTGGFICVRWDKQ, from the coding sequence GTGAGTGCATTTTCCAAAGAAATAGCGGATAACTATGATAATTGGTATAAAAGTCCTCTAGGTACATTCGTTGATGAAATTGAGAGAAAGGTTGTTATGGATTTAGCGAAACCACAAAAAAATGAAAAGGTACTTGACTTAGGTTGTGGAACTGGAATTTATAGTTTGTTATTTCTAAATATGGGTTTGAAGGTAACAGGCATCGATCAATCGGATTTTATGTTAGAAAAAGCACGAGAAAAAACAAATGAAATCAATTTTATCAAAGCGGATGCATATAATCTGCCTTTTCCAAATGAAAGTTTTGATTTGGTTGTTTCGGTAACAATGTTCGAATTCTTAGATGATCCCCAAAAAGCTGCATGTGAAGCTTATAGGGTTTTATCTTCGGGGGGAAGATTAATTATTTGTGTGATTGGTGCAAAAAGTACTTGGGCAAAATTGTATAGGGAAAAAGCAAAAACAGAAGATCAATCACCTTACAAAGCAGCTAGGTTTTATACGTTGGAAGAAGTCTTAAATTTTATACCAGAAGTTTCATATACTGATTATCAATTAGCTTTACACTTTGATCCTGACGCGGATCTAAATAATAAGGAACTCCTCTTAAAAAGGGAAATGGAAGGTCAAAGGAAAAAGGAAGATACGGGAGGTTTTATCTGTGTTAGATGGGACAAACAATGA
- the lpdA gene encoding dihydrolipoyl dehydrogenase, whose amino-acid sequence MYDVVVIGSGPGGYVAAIRLSQLGKKVAVIEKENLGGTCTNKGCIPTKAMLTSSHLYEEILKKSNKLGIKVGEVTYEISEIMKHMKKVVLQSKKGIEYLFKKNHIELIQGTAEITDKNHIKVGDKTIETQNIILAHGSEPVVFSPFDKIEGIWTSDDVFTMEHLPESILIVGGGVIGVEFATFFASLGKKVYVVELLEHILPNEDKDVAEEAKKSLVRKGVEVLEKHKVLDIQKNEDSYVSKIDFNGEIREIISSKILLAVGRRPVITQDVKNLGVEIEKGVKTDSKMRTNVENVYAVGDIRAHIMLAHVAMNEGIVAAHNIAGEAKEIDYSAVPNIIFSNPEIATVGLKEKEVDSEKVIVSKFPVSANGRARTMEERDGFAKIIADKESKKILGVAIVSPNATDMIVEGVLAVKYGMSVEQLTNSIHPHPTLTESLLGAEESVEGLAIHI is encoded by the coding sequence ATGTACGATGTTGTTGTTATTGGATCAGGACCAGGTGGTTATGTGGCGGCAATAAGGTTATCACAATTAGGAAAAAAAGTTGCCGTTATTGAAAAAGAAAATCTTGGTGGAACTTGTACCAACAAAGGTTGCATACCCACAAAAGCAATGTTAACCTCTTCACATCTTTACGAAGAGATTTTAAAAAAATCGAACAAATTAGGCATAAAAGTGGGTGAAGTGACATATGAAATAAGCGAAATAATGAAACATATGAAAAAAGTTGTTCTACAATCTAAAAAAGGTATAGAATATCTATTTAAAAAAAATCATATCGAATTAATACAAGGTACCGCTGAAATAACAGATAAAAATCATATAAAAGTTGGCGATAAAACAATAGAAACGCAAAATATTATTTTAGCTCATGGTTCTGAGCCAGTGGTTTTTTCACCCTTCGATAAAATTGAAGGAATTTGGACAAGTGACGATGTGTTTACAATGGAACATTTGCCAGAATCGATTTTGATAGTTGGTGGAGGGGTTATTGGTGTAGAATTTGCTACATTTTTTGCAAGTTTAGGTAAAAAAGTCTATGTCGTAGAACTACTCGAACATATTCTGCCCAATGAGGATAAAGATGTAGCAGAAGAAGCAAAAAAATCTTTGGTTAGAAAAGGTGTGGAAGTCTTAGAAAAACATAAGGTTCTAGACATTCAAAAGAATGAAGATTCATATGTATCAAAAATCGATTTCAACGGTGAAATCAGAGAAATAATAAGCTCAAAAATTTTACTTGCTGTGGGGAGAAGGCCTGTTATAACTCAAGATGTTAAAAATTTAGGTGTAGAAATAGAAAAAGGTGTTAAGACAGATTCCAAAATGAGAACAAACGTTGAAAATGTATATGCAGTAGGAGATATAAGGGCCCATATTATGTTAGCTCATGTGGCTATGAATGAAGGGATAGTAGCCGCCCACAATATCGCAGGTGAAGCCAAGGAAATAGATTACAGTGCTGTTCCAAACATTATTTTCTCTAATCCAGAAATAGCGACCGTAGGTCTGAAAGAAAAAGAAGTAGATTCTGAAAAAGTTATCGTTTCAAAATTTCCTGTATCTGCTAACGGTAGAGCGAGAACTATGGAAGAAAGAGATGGTTTTGCAAAGATAATAGCTGACAAGGAGAGTAAAAAAATATTAGGTGTAGCTATTGTTTCACCGAACGCCACAGATATGATTGTGGAAGGAGTTTTGGCTGTAAAATATGGGATGAGTGTAGAGCAACTAACGAATAGTATACATCCTCACCCCACTTTGACTGAAAGTCTGCTTGGTGCAGAAGAAAGCGTGGAAGGATTAGCCATACATATTTAG
- a CDS encoding carboxymuconolactone decarboxylase family protein gives MKDSFQKAMDWMKEFSKTNPEQMGSFQNMMEAIEKEEGAALDKKTKELIAVALSIARDCEWCIACHVKFALEAGATEEEILEAAWVAVLMGGGPALMHAGLVLEALKDLK, from the coding sequence ATGAAAGATAGTTTTCAAAAAGCAATGGACTGGATGAAGGAGTTTTCAAAGACAAACCCAGAGCAAATGGGGAGTTTCCAAAACATGATGGAGGCAATCGAAAAAGAAGAAGGTGCAGCGCTTGATAAAAAGACTAAAGAGTTAATAGCTGTTGCACTTTCTATAGCCAGAGACTGTGAATGGTGTATCGCGTGTCATGTAAAATTTGCGTTAGAAGCAGGTGCCACAGAAGAGGAAATTCTGGAAGCTGCGTGGGTTGCAGTGTTAATGGGTGGAGGTCCGGCTTTAATGCATGCAGGTTTGGTTTTGGAAGCTTTAAAAGATCTAAAATAA
- a CDS encoding MFS transporter, which yields MTFDSLIEKVVSQSQRNYLLFITSLGWAVVAAYVMITSFTLPLLAQEWNLSNIFASTIASSTFIGMFIGTLSAGIISDYFGRKKSAMFLLFIGSFFSVLSGFIGSPTLFIIFRILSGIGFGGSMPVLNAYLTEFLNVSIRGKYLVYLESSWAIGSIFIAIVHMFIARNFTWRLDYIFLGAGFIPFLLLFTVPESPKYLLIREKKEEFEKLFNYNIKEKIIVPKKEKVTINALFKKGYLVRSLNILLLWFTMSFGYYGIFVWVKGILAQKGVDVVLTDWYTFYMFLAQLPGYLLAAYLIEKIGRRKSVLLFALGTAISSVIFASVSSNILVLIFSLVVSIFCMGEWGLTYAYTPELYPTTMRGTANGVSGALTRFSGFIAPFYTSYFLERGNINIGLMGIAILFLLTGILNFIFLPETLKKEVD from the coding sequence ATGACGTTTGATTCTTTGATAGAAAAAGTAGTTTCACAATCTCAAAGAAATTATTTATTATTTATTACTTCTTTGGGATGGGCTGTTGTAGCTGCATATGTAATGATAACTTCGTTCACTCTTCCGCTACTTGCACAAGAATGGAACTTATCCAACATTTTTGCCTCGACGATCGCTAGTTCCACTTTTATAGGCATGTTTATAGGTACATTGAGTGCTGGAATTATCTCGGATTACTTTGGCAGAAAGAAGTCTGCAATGTTTCTGTTGTTTATCGGAAGTTTTTTCAGTGTTCTTAGTGGTTTTATAGGTTCTCCAACTCTTTTCATTATTTTTAGGATTTTATCTGGAATTGGTTTTGGTGGTTCTATGCCTGTTTTAAACGCATATTTAACCGAATTTTTGAATGTTTCAATTAGGGGCAAATACTTAGTTTATCTAGAAAGCAGTTGGGCAATTGGAAGCATATTTATAGCCATAGTCCATATGTTCATCGCTAGAAATTTTACTTGGAGGTTGGATTATATATTTTTAGGAGCTGGGTTTATTCCCTTTTTGCTTTTATTTACTGTTCCAGAATCTCCAAAGTATTTGCTAATAAGAGAGAAAAAAGAGGAGTTTGAAAAACTTTTTAATTACAATATTAAAGAAAAAATTATAGTACCGAAGAAAGAAAAAGTAACTATTAATGCACTTTTTAAAAAAGGTTATTTAGTTAGAAGCCTAAATATTCTTCTCTTATGGTTTACTATGAGTTTTGGATATTACGGTATTTTCGTTTGGGTTAAAGGGATTTTAGCTCAGAAAGGTGTGGATGTTGTTTTAACAGATTGGTACACTTTTTACATGTTTTTAGCGCAGTTACCAGGTTATTTATTAGCAGCCTATCTTATTGAGAAGATTGGAAGAAGAAAAAGTGTTTTATTGTTTGCTTTAGGAACAGCAATTTCTTCGGTTATATTCGCCAGCGTTTCTTCAAATATATTAGTGTTGATTTTTAGTCTGGTTGTTTCTATTTTTTGCATGGGTGAGTGGGGTTTAACATATGCATATACTCCTGAACTTTATCCAACAACTATGAGAGGAACAGCTAACGGTGTTTCAGGTGCCTTAACGAGGTTCTCAGGTTTCATCGCACCCTTTTATACTTCATATTTTCTTGAAAGAGGTAACATAAATATAGGATTAATGGGGATTGCAATCCTTTTCTTGCTGACAGGAATATTAAACTTTATCTTTCTACCTGAAACTCTAAAAAAAGAAGTAGATTGA
- the yqeH gene encoding ribosome biogenesis GTPase YqeH, producing MKCEGCGVEIQTEDPKKPGYIPENVLKEKIENNESVVCQRCFKLKHYNYLLPITINSDFSREIDKILRDFETVLWVVDVIDFEGTFIKEIAEKIKGKNIFLIVNKIDLLPKSTPYEKLKDWLLLRIKEMGINIPGDHVRMVSVKTGMGIEKTKRLLLQTEKEKALVVGVTNVGKSSFLNSVVKGEITVSAYSGTTLKVLKAKVPNTDIQLFDTPGIFTQDRLCDFFDIYTQVKMIPSKKIKIKTFTVNEKNVLFISGLFWLKVLKNGVNNLPPIITVFLPEEISAHRAKEERVNDLLHNREVLFPPYDDNFDFDQIEFERGIVKIDKGNDLALPGAGWLSIKRGPLVAEISKPKGLRYVVRKSMK from the coding sequence ATGAAATGTGAAGGCTGCGGTGTAGAGATACAAACAGAAGACCCTAAAAAACCAGGGTATATACCTGAGAATGTTCTAAAAGAAAAAATAGAAAATAACGAATCTGTAGTTTGCCAAAGATGCTTTAAATTAAAGCATTATAATTATTTATTACCTATAACAATAAATTCCGATTTTTCCCGTGAGATTGACAAAATTTTAAGAGATTTCGAAACGGTTTTGTGGGTGGTAGATGTAATAGATTTCGAAGGCACTTTTATAAAAGAGATTGCTGAAAAAATAAAAGGGAAGAATATTTTTTTAATCGTTAATAAAATCGATCTTTTACCGAAAAGTACACCCTACGAAAAATTAAAAGATTGGTTGCTCTTGAGAATCAAAGAGATGGGTATAAATATTCCGGGTGATCATGTGAGAATGGTCAGCGTTAAAACAGGTATGGGAATAGAAAAAACAAAACGATTGCTTTTGCAAACAGAGAAAGAAAAGGCTTTGGTAGTAGGTGTAACCAATGTAGGTAAATCTTCTTTTTTAAACAGTGTTGTTAAAGGAGAAATAACCGTAAGTGCATATTCTGGAACTACTTTGAAGGTATTAAAAGCAAAAGTACCTAACACAGATATTCAATTATTCGATACTCCCGGCATTTTCACGCAAGACAGGTTGTGTGATTTTTTTGATATTTATACTCAAGTTAAGATGATTCCTTCTAAAAAAATTAAGATTAAAACTTTCACTGTGAATGAAAAAAATGTTCTTTTTATCAGTGGATTGTTCTGGTTGAAAGTTTTAAAGAATGGTGTTAACAATTTACCCCCTATAATAACTGTTTTTCTTCCAGAAGAGATATCTGCTCATAGAGCAAAAGAAGAAAGAGTCAATGATTTACTTCACAATAGAGAGGTCCTCTTCCCTCCTTACGATGATAATTTTGATTTTGATCAAATAGAGTTTGAAAGAGGAATTGTAAAGATTGATAAGGGAAATGATTTAGCCCTTCCCGGAGCGGGATGGCTTTCTATAAAAAGAGGTCCTTTAGTAGCTGAAATATCAAAACCTAAAGGGCTAAGATATGTAGTAAGAAAATCGATGAAATAG
- the pduL gene encoding phosphate propanoyltransferase — translation MQLKEPGVVVGVSNRHVHLSQKDLEKLFGEGYELTPLRPLGQPGQYASEECVELIGPKGTFQKVRILGPVRKESQVEISRTDSFKLGVTPPVRDSGDIEGTPGITIKGPVGEIQLKKGVIIAKRHIHMLPRDAEHYGVKDKDLVSVYCDKEGRRLIFQDVLIRVSEKFALEFHVDIDEANAALLSNGDYVKIIEKF, via the coding sequence TTGCAATTGAAAGAGCCAGGAGTAGTTGTTGGGGTATCAAATAGGCATGTACATTTATCACAAAAAGATTTGGAAAAGTTGTTTGGTGAAGGTTATGAATTAACTCCCTTAAGACCATTAGGACAGCCGGGACAATATGCATCTGAAGAATGTGTAGAATTAATAGGGCCAAAGGGAACTTTCCAAAAAGTGAGAATATTAGGCCCTGTAAGAAAAGAGTCACAAGTGGAAATTTCTAGAACCGATTCTTTTAAATTGGGAGTAACCCCTCCTGTTAGAGACTCAGGAGATATAGAGGGAACCCCTGGTATTACAATAAAAGGACCTGTTGGTGAAATACAGTTAAAGAAGGGTGTAATCATTGCCAAAAGGCACATACATATGCTGCCAAGGGATGCTGAACATTATGGCGTTAAAGATAAAGACTTAGTTTCAGTATATTGTGACAAAGAAGGAAGAAGACTTATTTTTCAAGATGTTTTGATTAGAGTTAGTGAAAAATTTGCATTAGAGTTCCACGTTGATATCGACGAAGCCAATGCAGCTTTACTCAGCAACGGAGATTATGTCAAAATTATAGAAAAATTCTAA
- the ylqF gene encoding ribosome biogenesis GTPase YlqF: protein MWYPGHIEKTKSLIKKHLKLVNAVVEILDARAPYASRAYEEQQLFRNKKRIIILNKKDLCDMKKTKLWEKYYKEKGEDAFSLSLNESNVKDFFLNHIYPIVPKKFNEKSLMIVGIPNVGKSTFINRLKGKKSAAVGNKPGITRGLQWLTVSKDLKILDTPGVLYPKLFSKNLVNKLILIGSLKAEDSELDEALFYLFDFLKQEYPNILNTVLEEWDNCENAVEFIEKFSMKRNFLKKGGVPDYERGRNIFLKEVSEGKYGSITYEIPSDID, encoded by the coding sequence ATGTGGTATCCGGGGCACATAGAAAAAACCAAATCCTTGATAAAAAAGCATTTAAAACTTGTCAACGCGGTAGTAGAAATTCTGGATGCAAGGGCTCCATACGCTAGCAGGGCATATGAAGAGCAACAACTTTTTAGAAACAAAAAAAGAATAATTATTCTGAATAAAAAAGATCTATGTGACATGAAAAAAACTAAGTTATGGGAAAAGTATTATAAAGAGAAAGGTGAGGATGCTTTTTCACTTAGCCTAAATGAATCCAATGTGAAAGACTTTTTTTTAAACCATATTTATCCCATCGTTCCTAAAAAGTTTAATGAAAAGTCGCTTATGATAGTTGGTATACCAAATGTTGGTAAATCTACCTTTATAAACCGTCTAAAAGGGAAAAAATCTGCTGCAGTTGGAAACAAGCCCGGAATAACAAGAGGTTTGCAATGGCTAACTGTATCAAAGGACTTAAAAATTCTTGATACACCAGGTGTGTTATATCCAAAACTTTTTAGCAAGAATCTTGTGAATAAATTAATTCTTATTGGCTCTCTAAAAGCAGAAGATTCAGAATTGGATGAGGCTCTCTTCTATCTTTTTGACTTTTTAAAGCAAGAGTATCCTAATATTTTGAATACAGTTTTAGAAGAATGGGACAACTGTGAAAATGCAGTTGAGTTCATAGAAAAATTTTCTATGAAAAGAAATTTTCTAAAAAAGGGGGGAGTTCCAGATTACGAAAGGGGAAGAAATATCTTTCTAAAAGAAGTGTCAGAAGGGAAATATGGGAGCATAACCTATGAAATACCTTCTGATATTGATTGA
- a CDS encoding PhoH family protein, which yields MNVDIHYKNRKIFIEGKDDDSVNKTSKIFTELLEILDEGHLLDWDEFQYVVSRYKTNGNGSKTEEKKKSMKEVINTRILGTQIFAKTEGQANYIDYLKNNDIVFSIGPAGTGKTYLAVAMAVDYLRSGKVQRIILTRPAVEAGEKLGFLPGNFYEKVDPYLRPLYDALLDFMDTDKLISYREKGIIEILPLAYMRGRTLNNSYIILDEAQNTTYQQMKMFLTRIGFNTKAVITGDVTQIDLEKKKDSGLLSVRKVLNGSISGIKFIELSNNDVVRNPLVKEIIKAYEDYENAE from the coding sequence ATGAACGTAGATATACATTACAAAAACAGAAAAATTTTCATCGAAGGAAAGGATGATGACTCGGTTAATAAAACATCAAAGATATTCACAGAACTTTTAGAAATTTTAGACGAGGGTCATTTACTCGATTGGGATGAATTCCAATACGTGGTTTCTAGGTATAAAACCAACGGGAATGGCTCTAAGACTGAAGAAAAGAAAAAATCAATGAAAGAAGTTATCAATACTCGCATTTTGGGTACTCAAATATTCGCAAAAACTGAAGGTCAAGCAAATTACATCGACTACTTAAAAAATAATGATATTGTTTTTAGTATAGGACCAGCCGGAACGGGCAAAACATATCTAGCGGTTGCTATGGCGGTAGATTATTTAAGATCTGGTAAAGTTCAAAGGATAATTTTAACAAGACCAGCTGTTGAAGCAGGAGAAAAACTAGGTTTTTTACCTGGTAACTTTTATGAAAAAGTCGATCCCTATTTAAGGCCGTTATATGATGCCCTACTTGATTTTATGGATACAGACAAACTGATTTCATACAGAGAAAAAGGTATTATAGAAATACTACCGTTAGCTTACATGAGAGGTAGAACGTTAAACAATTCTTATATTATTCTAGATGAAGCTCAGAATACAACTTATCAACAAATGAAAATGTTTTTAACAAGGATAGGATTTAACACTAAGGCGGTCATTACCGGTGACGTAACCCAAATAGACTTAGAAAAAAAGAAAGATTCAGGGTTACTATCGGTTAGAAAGGTGTTGAATGGAAGCATTTCTGGGATAAAATTCATTGAACTATCAAATAACGATGTGGTAAGGAATCCTTTAGTAAAAGAAATTATAAAAGCCTACGAAGATTATGAAAACGCTGAATAA